Below is a genomic region from Prunus persica cultivar Lovell chromosome G3, Prunus_persica_NCBIv2, whole genome shotgun sequence.
ATCTGATTCCATGTGCAGAGGACAAGCTAGCTTGGTTGAGAGATGACGAATTTGCCCGTCAAGCAGTGGCAGGGGTTAACCCATCGAGCATTGAGAGGCTCAAAGTTTTCCCACCAGTGAGCAAACTTGATCCTGAAATCTATGGGCCTTTAGAGTCTGCACTCAAAGAAGAGCACATTACACCTAATATCCATGGCATGACTGTGCAACAGGTACCACCAATTACaccattttctattttaatacTTTTGATGTTTTCTAAGAACTGCTATTCACACTTCCGAGTTTGTAAATCTACTACActcggaaaatataaaataatcatCAACTGTGTTTTCTTGCGTTTCTCattttggttttatattttgtgCAGGCATTGGATGAGAACAAGTTGTACATAGTGGACTACCACGACGTTTACCTTCCATTTCTTGATCGAATTAATGCTCTGGATGGGAGAAAAGCATATGCAACTCGTACCCTTTATTTCTTGACACCAACCGGAGCTCTTAAGCCCATTGCCATAGAGCTTAGCCTCCCAAATTCAGGACCAAGTTCGAGATCAAAGCGTGTTTTGACACCTGCAACTGATGCTACTTCCAATTGGATATGGCAGCTTGCTAAGGCGCATGTCTGCGCCAACGATGCCGGGGTCCACCAACTCGTACACCATTGGTAAGTAAAGTTGTCGCGATAATATTAGTTGACCACATTATGTGTCAGTTGATATTCTTGCTTAActcttgtataatatataagttttttttattatactgAATATTTGTTTCATTGGTTGCAGGCTACGTACCCATGCTACCCTAGAACCATTTATATTGGCAGCACATAGACAATTGAGTGCAATGCACCCAATCTACAAGCTTTTGGATCCTCACATGAGATATACACTAGAGATCAATGCATTGGCTCGCCAGATCTTAATCAACGCTGATGGTGTTATTGAGTCATGCTTCACTCCCGGCCGCTATGCCATGGAAATTAGTTCTTCTGCATACAAAAACTGGCGCTTCGACCGTGAAAGCCTTCCCGCAGATCTCATACAAAGGTACGATACCAAGAGCTTAGCAAGATTCTTTAACACATGTTATGTTTTAACTCGATGGTACTTTGTCAGGTCATGGGGCAAGGAAGTCCTTCCCCCAATaagctttattattattattattattttttttttctcaaattttttttcccattttgtGTGTTGTCTTTCTGTGTTCTCTGGCTAATCTTATTTGGTGCATGATTTTTGTGATGCAGGGGCATGGCAGTGCCTGACCCAACACAACCCCATGGTGTGAGACTTGTGCTCGAAGATTACCCATATGGCAGTGATGGTTTGCTAATCTGGGGTGCAATTGAGAACTGGGTTCGAACCTATGTGCACCATTACTACCCAGACTCGAGCCTGATACGAAACGACAGAGAGCTACAAAATTGGTACTCAGAGTCCATCAATGTAGGCCACGCGGATCTCCGCCACGAAAACTGGTGGCCCTCATTGTCCTCAGCAGATGACCTAGTCTCAATCCTCAGCACTCTAATTTGGCTAGCATCAGCACAACATGCTGCACTCAACTTTGGCCAGTACCCTTACGGAGGGTATGTGCCCAACAGGCCACCCCTAATGAGAAGGCTGATACCAGAAGAAAATGACCCTGAATATGCAAGTTTCATATCAGACCCACAAAAGTACTTCCTCTCTTCACTGCCTAGTGTCCTACAAGCCATCAAGTACATGGCTGTTGTGGATATATTGTCCACACATTCACCAGATGAAGAGTACCTTGGGGAGAGGCAGCAGCCCTCTACGTGGTCAGGGGATGCAGAAATTGTTGAGGCATTTTACAAGTTTTCTGCAGAGATGATGGAGATTGAGAAGGAGATCGAAAGGAGGAACAGTGATCCAGAGCTTAAGCACAGGTGTGGGGCTGGTGTTTTGCCTTATGAGCTGCTTGCTCCAAGTTCTGAACCTGGGATCACTTGTAGGGGTGTGCCTAATAGTGTTTctatttgagtccaaaattgaGGGGTAATGAAttagtttattattttgtaattataatttatatcatAATGTAATTTGTCTTTTGGTATCTAGCGGATGATGAATATGTTAAATACTACAGCTAATCGTAATTAATGGATGTTCTTCAAATTGGTCACATCTTCTGTCTATTCTCTGACTATCTCACtgacattttttatataaaaacatCTTACTTTTTGTATTCTAGAACAATATGGAAATCTCTACTTACCTTTATGGGCTAAATGTGATAAGAGCTAGCGTGAGCGTGGCCCTGCACGTTTGTTTTTGACTGGTCACTGTTattgttccttttttattattattattttttaattttaatacaaatatagtctaaactataaagAGGAACTCTCGaccctttttcttccttctacTCCTTTCCTGTCTTCTCTTCTCTGCAACCTCCTTTGATTCCAGGAATTTTCTCCTGGAACCAAACCCTTCGACTAATAAATCGGACGACTGTCTCCTCCGTCATGTTATAGAGATTTTCCTCTCTAATTTTATGCTAGGTTTTGTTTCTCCCCAGTTTGtgttgggttttatttatctttaatCCTTCTGAATTgacttttaaaatcttttataTTGAAGAGGTAGATCTAAATGGATCTTTCATATTGGGTCTTGTGAGATCAAAAACGGAGCTACTTACAAGGCTAGGCTACAACATTGTAGCCAAGGTAGGATTTTTTTCGCCTTAAAGAATAGACCTATAGCTATGGTagatttaatatttatttaatgttataaaatgaactggtatatgtgcgaatattgagctgcacgtaaagtagatgagacacagtatttaacgaggttcggctatgcctacatccccagagagcagcagcagtaacttttccactatgtaaaataatagggctacaactttgtgtttacaatatgtatggctcactcaattttctctcttgaagaatttctctcttgctctctttcctctcaactcactcaccctcattcttccttctcttcctcttctatatgtgtaaacttctcttgatagaggtatctatttataggcctaagacattggttgttcacctcacaatataattggtagacaacatcattaatattcttcaatcaacaacatcattaatattcttcaatcaacaacatcattaatattcttcaatcaattgggtagtggtttggtttggtgggtgtgtggttaggtttggtgggtgttagttggctatgtgggcttcacctattcttctttacttatcCTTCTTTACAACATTTAaagattttttctttggtcGGAAATTTAAAGAATAGACCTATAGCCCATCAACACAACTTTCTCACTTTGAGCACACCTTTCTTGCTCGGCCCTCATTTTGGGAATATGGGTGTgagtccttctttcttttttattcttttttttttaaatgtctCTCTTACCAGTTTCCCATTTAATTAAGGATCCTAGTGTGACATGATGAAAATATCCTGGCCTAGTTTGTCCTACGCAATGAGTATCCTAGTCAATcctcaacaaaagaaaaaacgatATTTGTGAAACGTAGGGGTGTATccaattttaacttttaaagatatttttttaa
It encodes:
- the LOC18783171 gene encoding linoleate 13S-lipoxygenase 3-1, chloroplastic, whose translation is MALTKQIMGNSLMDKSQFVSSPSKLFLSQNQFLVRPSLVPSQRRREHLRKANRGTVAAISEDLVKIVPVFSAEKPVKFKVRAVVTVRNKIKEDLKETFSKHLDALTDKIGRNVALELISTEIDPRTKAPKKSSEGVLKDWSKKSNLKAERVNYTAEFMVDSNFGIPGAITVTNKHQKEFFLETITLEGFACGPLHFPVNSWMQSKKDHPEKRIVFCNKPYLPNQTPEGLRELRQKELKNLRGDGNGVRKLSDRIYDYALYNDLGNPDKGIDLARPTVGGQKFPYPRRCRTGRLPTDTDMSAESRVEKPLPMYVPRDEQFEESKMDTFSFGRLKGVLHNLIPSLKSSFKGDKDFRVFGDIDSLYSEGILLKLGLQDELLKKLPLPNMVSKFQDYNQGILKYDTPKILSKDKLAWLRDDEFARQAVAGVNPSSIERLKVFPPVSKLDPEIYGPLESALKEEHITPNIHGMTVQQALDENKLYIVDYHDVYLPFLDRINALDGRKAYATRTLYFLTPTGALKPIAIELSLPNSGPSSRSKRVLTPATDATSNWIWQLAKAHVCANDAGVHQLVHHWLRTHATLEPFILAAHRQLSAMHPIYKLLDPHMRYTLEINALARQILINADGVIESCFTPGRYAMEISSSAYKNWRFDRESLPADLIQRGMAVPDPTQPHGVRLVLEDYPYGSDGLLIWGAIENWVRTYVHHYYPDSSLIRNDRELQNWYSESINVGHADLRHENWWPSLSSADDLVSILSTLIWLASAQHAALNFGQYPYGGYVPNRPPLMRRLIPEENDPEYASFISDPQKYFLSSLPSVLQAIKYMAVVDILSTHSPDEEYLGERQQPSTWSGDAEIVEAFYKFSAEMMEIEKEIERRNSDPELKHRCGAGVLPYELLAPSSEPGITCRGVPNSVSI